The genomic stretch TGACCCTTTCAAAAATTCTCGCGTATCAGACTCTTCATCACGTTATATACACCGAATTTGTAATAAATTTCACCAACGCGACACAGGATCAGAAAAGTTTCGAAGACGTTATCACTTCATCTTATTACTCGCTGATGGAGGCGTCGGAAAGGACTGGCGGTTTTTTTTCAATAGTGCCCGAACTGGACACATCGGTCGAAGAAACTGTATTTTTAAGAGCTCTCGACTATGCTTGCGAAATTATGGATAAAGGCTGGATAAAAGGCTCGAGTTTAATTAGGAAAGGTGAATCATCAATAACTTCTTACGCCAAAAGGCTTTCAGAATCAGGACTTTTATTTGTTCTCGACTTCACGAGTAAAATCGAAAAAAGTAGATTTTTAGACGAAATACACATGGATGGAGTAAGAAGAATTCACTACAACGCCAGACTCGAAGATATTCTCGGAGATCTCAGGAAAAACAAAATAGCCGTTCAGATATCACCAGCGTCAGATCTCGCTTTTTTTTCGAATTTTTCCCTTGTCGATTATCCATTTGTCGAATACTTCAGAAAAGGGTACAAGACTGTAGTGTCGAGCGGTTATCCTGAACTGACAGACTCTTCGATAGAAAACGAGATAGTCCTCCTCAAATCCTCGTTCGGACTCTCGGTCGAAGAAATCACTTCCATCTCCAAACAAACCGCGAATTACGCTTTCTGCGGTAAAGGGGCTAAAGAATCCATACTTAATAAACTGAGTGAAATCAGTTAGATATACCGACTGTCTCTCCTCGGCATGGCTTGCTCACGTCAAATTTCTTTGAAAATTCTGATTTGAGACTGTCGAGGGCTGATTCGTCGCCGTGTACGAGAATAAGTTTTGACGGAGATATTTTTTCCACAAGTTCTATCAACTGTGTTTTGTCGGAATGAGAAGTTATTCTGAAGGATTTTATATTCGGGTTCAGTTTTGCGGCGTGATCGCCTTTTCCGTCCAGTTCTACGATTTCGCCGATTTCTGAATTTAATATTTTGTGAGCAGGCGATTCGGGATCGATGTATCCTACGAAGAAAATGGCGTTTTCCTCCCTCTGCATTATTCTTTTCGCGAGTTTGTACGAAGGCGTTCCAGGAACGGCCATTCCGCTCGTCATAAGGAAAATCGCCGGACCGTATTCGAGGATTTTGTCTAAAGAAGTGTTTCCTCTGAGGTCAATTTCCACCGCGCTGTTTGTCCTGAACGAACCTCCCAGAAATCTCGAATATATTCTTTTTATCCTCTTGCCGAGACCTGCCAGAACTATGGGGACATAGGGAATTTTACCTTCCGACATGAGTTTGTCGCAGATGCATAAAATTTCCTGCGTTTTTCCGAGAGCGAAAGTGGGGCATAGGACGGATTGTCTTTCGAGAAGAATTTTTGACAATTCTGAGGCGAATATTTTTATCTCTTTGTTCCGTCTCGACGCGGCGTCGCTCTCCAGACCAAGAGTGCCTTCCATGATCATGACGTCAGGCTTCAATGATTCGATTTCAGCAGAGGGTACAGTCAGCTGATCGAAAAGAGATATGTCACCCGTATAAAGGACGGACAGTTTCGGAGATTCGATGAAAAAAGACCTGGCTCCGAGTATATGTCCGGCCGGATACGCGAAGATATTTACGTTGCCTCTGAGCCTGAGGCATTGCGATTTATTGAAAGGTTTTATGGACTTTACGGCTTTTTTTGCTTCTTTTTCAGTGAAAAAAGGTTCGGGAGAATTTTCAGGATCTTCGTAATAGCGTCTTTCCTGAACAGACGCCGAGTCTTCAAGCATGAATCTGCTTATGGCTATAGTCGGCTTACTCGCGTAAAACTGGATTTGTCTGTAAAATAGAGGCAGGGAACCAATATGGTCGAGATGTGAATGGGTTATCAAACCGACGTCGGGATAAGATGAGAAAAAATCTACTGCCGGAAGAGCTTCACTGCCTGTCTTTTTAGGGTGCATGCCGCAGTCGAGGAGAATGCCGGTTCCGTTGAGGGAAAGAAGAAAACAACTTGCTCCTATTTCGTTTCCGCTTCCGAATACTTTTAAGTAATCATTATCCATGTTATTATTAAAAAGCCACGAGTTCAAAACATCAAGCTATTTTGGGAGGCACATGATAATTATAGCGGGTTCCGAATTGAGTAAGTCTGATCCGGATCTTCTTTTTGACGAATCTAACATGCCCGGTTCCTGGTGCGATATCGTCTACATGCCGGAAACAAGTGAAGAGGTGGGTGAAGCGCTTAAAGCGTCCTCCGGAAAAGGTGTTCCCGTGACTGTTTCTTCAGCGAGGACAGGTCTGGTCGGCGGTGCCCTGCCTTTCGGCGGCGCCCTTTTGACGTTTGCCAAGATGAAAAAATCTATCGAATTCTT from candidate division WOR-3 bacterium encodes the following:
- a CDS encoding MBL fold metallo-hydrolase — encoded protein: MDNDYLKVFGSGNEIGASCFLLSLNGTGILLDCGMHPKKTGSEALPAVDFFSSYPDVGLITHSHLDHIGSLPLFYRQIQFYASKPTIAISRFMLEDSASVQERRYYEDPENSPEPFFTEKEAKKAVKSIKPFNKSQCLRLRGNVNIFAYPAGHILGARSFFIESPKLSVLYTGDISLFDQLTVPSAEIESLKPDVMIMEGTLGLESDAASRRNKEIKIFASELSKILLERQSVLCPTFALGKTQEILCICDKLMSEGKIPYVPIVLAGLGKRIKRIYSRFLGGSFRTNSAVEIDLRGNTSLDKILEYGPAIFLMTSGMAVPGTPSYKLAKRIMQREENAIFFVGYIDPESPAHKILNSEIGEIVELDGKGDHAAKLNPNIKSFRITSHSDKTQLIELVEKISPSKLILVHGDESALDSLKSEFSKKFDVSKPCRGETVGISN